A single region of the Brachypodium distachyon strain Bd21 chromosome 3, Brachypodium_distachyon_v3.0, whole genome shotgun sequence genome encodes:
- the LOC100839520 gene encoding pentatricopeptide repeat-containing protein At4g26680, mitochondrial, with product MPPPRALPLPHFTLPPLAGEDLVFVTALRSHLSSSSPPPAPSSLSPFLPQLTPLRLSHLLLHPPRVPHHLLASLLPSPPPPLPFALLLHSLPPRRSSELLSSLLPRHAAAFHDLLHHLLLTARLAAGGGGAAAPAIDVLFSACARANKLSQATLAFRAMRAHGLLPRVESCNTFISAALRLKRPEIAVAFFRQMRRCCISPDTYTANMMLAAFCALGRVADAAKMLDEMPEWGVYRTVVSFNTLIAAYCRGHGGLENALELKRRMEKEGCAPDAVTYNTIIHGLCKERQMRQANQLLIEMRVMRVAPNTVTYNMLIHGHVMLGDNKTASRVREEMVKNGLQLDIVTYNTLILGLCREGKVKESEHLLQELDKRGLEPNASTFAALITGHWKTQNSERALQLLNVMKKSGFHPNYDTFKIVVSTFCKNKDFEGAVDVMKDILGRCMAPDKALLHEFFDGLSKAKKLHLAEDLRSADRAGRLIPAVYYTGDYRIKGEEETAY from the coding sequence atgccgccgccgcgggcgctcCCGCTGCCGCACTTCACCCTGCCGCCGCTCGCTGGCGAGGATCTCGTCTTCGTCACCGCCCTCCGCTCCcatctctcctcctcttcgccgccgccagcgccctcctcgctctcccccttcctcccccaGCTCACCCCGCTCCGCCTCtcgcacctcctcctccaccctccCCGGGTTCCCCACCACCTCCTCGCCTCTCTCCtcccttccccgccgccgccgctccctttcgcgctcctcctccactccctgcccccgcgccgctcctccgagctcctctcctccctgctcccgcgccatgccgccgccttccacgatctcctccaccacctcctcctcaccgcccgcctcgccgccggtgggggcggcgcggcggctccGGCCATCGACGTGCTCTTCTCCGCCTGCGCGCGCGCCAACAAGCTCTCCCAGGCCACGCTCGCATTCCGGGCCATGCGCGCCCACGGGCTTCTCCCGCGGGTCGAGTCCTGCAACACCTTCATctccgccgcgctccgccTGAAGCGGCCCGAGATCGCCGTGGCCTTCTTCCGGCAGATGCGCCGGTGCTGCATCTCGCCGGACACGTACACGGCCAACATGATGCTCGCCGCGTTCTGTGCCCTGGGGAGGGTCGCCGATGCCGCCAAGATGCTCGACGAAATGCCGGAATGGGGGGTTTATCGGACCGTGGTCAGCTTCAACACGCTGATAGCGGCGTACTGCAGGGGCCATGGCGGATTGGAGAATGCTCTGGAGCTGAAGAGGAGGATGGAGAAGGAGGGGTGTGCGCCCGACGCGGTGACGTATAACACGATCATCCATGGGCTGTGCAAGGAGAGGCAGATGCGGCAGGCGAATCAGTTGCTGATCGAGATGAGGGTGATGAGGGTTGCGCCAAACACAGTAACGTACAACATGCTGATTCATGGGCATGTCATGCTCGGCGATAATAAGACGGCGTCGAGGGTTCGCGAAGAGATGGTTAAGAACGGTTTGCAGCTTGACATCGTGACATACAACACGCTCATTCTTGGCCTTTGCCGTGAAGGGAAGGTAAAAGAGTCTGAGCATTTGCTTCAGGAGCTCGACAAGCGTGGGCTTGAACCGAATGCTTCAACTTTCGCAGCACTGATTACTGGCCACTGGAAGACGCAGAATTCAGAGCGAGCACTGCAGCTGTTGAATGTGATGAAGAAATCTGGCTTCCATCCGAATTACGACACATTTAAGATAGTTGTATCTACTTTCTGTAAGAATAAGGATTTTGAAGGAGCAGTGGATGTGATGAAGGACATCTTAGGGAGGTGCATGGCTCCTGACAAGGCCTTGTTGCATGAGTTCTTTGATGGCCTGTCTAAGGCTAAAAAACTCCACTTAGCAGAAGATCTGCGCTCAGCTGATAGAGCTGGACGGCTTATTCCTGCTGTCTACTATACTGGTGATTACAGGATCAAGGGCGAAGAGGAAACTGCATATTAA